The genome window TGCCTTGACCCCGAAAACCAATCATATGGCACAAAGAAATGGCGAAAGTATAGCTCTTTGCTGTCATCCGGTTTGTCCAGGTCAGCAGTACAGACCCAGGAGTGGGTATCCAGAAACACAATTTTGGAGGATGCGGTAACACCGATACAATGTGTGATGTACCTGCTCAGGGTGGTTAATCTGTTGATAAGGCATTGGCTCGATGTTCGGTCAGTATGGACTAGCTTGTTCCGCAGTAGCGTATCTTCCTGTCCTGCGCATATCTCGCTGGGACTATCTGGCTTATCTCCTTCGTTGTAAACAGCAAACGCCTTCGTATCGAGCAGGTAGAGCCTGCATGTCTTAGCTGGGCCATCTAACTCCGATAACTCGAGAAGAATGCGTTGTTTGCTTGCGGATGTACAAGGAAAGGCATTCTTGATCTGTAGACCATCCAAATCAATATGGACGTCGACTATTGCTACTTCCGCCCAGTCACTCCAAGTATAGATACGAGCGGTCGCGCCTTCAAAGCATATCACATGTTCTTCCGAGTCGTGATGTTGCAGCCACTTGCGGATGCCGGGTCTCGACGAATATTTTCGCATTTCTAGTTCCTGGCCGCTAATACTCCATAAATGATCTGTTTCCCGAGTGGACAAAATGAACTTTCCTGCGACATCACTAGCCAGTACCTGGGTAATCGCATGTCCGCAGTCAAGACGTGATTGAAAGAGTACTTCGCCTGGAAGCCAACCCTCAATCCTTGATTTTGCGATTCTCCGCCCGGATATTCTGTTCGACACGTCAATACTCAGAAGGAGCTTCGTCTTTGGTAGCCAGTTGAGGGCGTGAACACATGAGTTATGGTGATAGAGCTTGCGTATCTCGTTGCCTGTTCTCATATTGTAGAGGCATACTGACCCATCGTTCTTACTGCAAAATACAGCATCTTCCTGGAGGTCCATAGTAAGTGCACTGATTTTGATCTTGGTATCAATGGCGACTGTCTCCACTAGAGTATTGGACGTATTTTGGCTGCTGTCATCCCCGCCAGAGTCACGCAAAAGGATAGCGGGCTCCCAAATGTTACATTCTGAGCCCCTAATGTCTGCCAGTCGCAGACTATCAAGGCTGAACGCCAATTGTTTGATGTAAATTTTGGTTGATTCAACTCGATAGAGCAGGGTCAATGTGTCGAATTCGAATATTTGAATTGTTCCAGATCCGACAGCCCCGGCGAGAAGGTGCCCATCGGGACTAGCTGCTAGCGTATGGCAATTCGCATGGATGGTCGCCAGAACCTCATCCTGAAACGGATCCACGAGGGCAAGCTCTCCGTCGAGATACGAAGCCACAAGGCGTTCGATTGAAGGGTTGGGGTTGAAAATTAGAGCAGTGACCATGTGCTTGCTAGTTTCACCATTGGCGAGTTTCTTTCCACAGCTCCCATAGTAAGCGTCCTCCTGGAGGTCCCAGAGAGTGATGGGTCGCCCGCTGTAGGCAATCGCCATCATTTGGTGACCAACAGATATCGATACGGCAGACGGGACTCGATGTGTCTGAACGTCCATGTTGTCCGAATCGTTCCATAGCCGATGGGGATGCTGGAATCCGTCGCCGTCGAGTCCCCACGACGCCAAGTAATTCTTAGCCGATGCAACGACAAGTCGATCATCATCGATTATCATGGTCAGAGGCCGTTGTGGGGCCGTATTAGTGGAAATGAGCCGGCCACTAAGGATCTCCCATACGTTGATTCTCTTCAGGCCACATGCAGCAACCAACCCTCGTTTGCTTGAAATCTGTAAGTACTTCACTGCTTCACCATGGTCGAGTGTTTTATTTTCTTGGCATGTGGTAGCATGGTAAAGTGTGACTTTGCCGGAACTCAAACCAATTGCAAACATAGTCTCGCCGTAGCAGATGGCAGTTGTTTGAGCCTGGCGGAACTCAATACACGCTAATCGATCATCCCACTGGACACTAGAGAGACCCATCACTGAAAGTCTTTTACCAGGATTGACAGCCCTGTAAACCGTCGATTCCTTGGGACAGAAGGGTACAACGAGTGAGTGAATGGCTGCAGGTGAAATCAAAAGAGCGTCAGCAAATTTGGCAGCAACTCGTATGAGATCCATTGTCCACCCTCTGATCACCTGCATATCACCACCAATAGGCGAAAGTTCAGTTGTACAGATTTTGAGATAGCTTCGGAGATATTTTGCCGCGCGGATGAGGAAATTAAGGTTCCCTGTCTGCGCTATTATCTCTATCCACGACAAAACATTCGCCTTCAAGAACTTGACAAGTAGGTGGAAGACGTCGGTTGCACGTGGACTTGACTTTGACAAGTGATATGAGAACTCAGTGCAGGCGTATAGAGAAAATTCCGACCTCTTGATTGGAGAAGAGGCGGCAGCACCTCGTCGACCAGTCCGAGGGGGCCTCAGATCATCCCCAGTGAGATATGCAAGGCAAGTTCGAGCAATGCGAGtatgggcttcttctttcctgaTGGCATATTCGGACTCCAGGTCTTCATTTAGGAGAAACTCTCTGGCTGTTTCATGAGCCATCTGTACCTTTCCAAACTTATCGACGGTGACAAATTGGCCACAGAGAGATAGTACACTCTCTTCTAACTTGGGGAAATGATCATTGACATCCAGCTTCAAGGCTAATTGCAGTTCGGTAGTTCTGAGCGGCCTAGTCACGCACGTAGTCCAGGTAAGGATGGCCTTGCTCAAAGCCTTTCCCCGTGAAGCTTGTGACATTGAATCGAGCGACCTCATATATAATCGTTCCATATCCCGCGGCACGTCCTGTAAAACCCGGCTCATCTCCTGCTCACTGTACGATTTTGACAGTTCTTTAAGCACCAAGGTAGTCCACAAAAATGATCCTTGAGACTTGTCCAGAACCTTAGTCACTAGGTCCTCCCGGTCTTTGTCTCCACCAACAAGCAAGGACCCTGCTTTGGCTTCGACAAGCAGCTTTATATCCGGGAGGGTGTCAGATGTTGAGACTTCCTCTGACACAACCCTGTGCGCCCCAAGCGAGGAAAAGTATTGTCCTATCTCCGGGGTCTCCCTACTAGTTATTAGTATCCGCAGTGGAGTCGAATCATCGATCTTGGTGAGCATTGcctcaaagaagaaagacaaagaggAACACTCATCAAGTGCGTCAATTACCCAATAATGACCCTTAGAATTAGCTCGAAGGATCCCGGGCTGGAATAGCTTTCTCCACAACACCCGCTCGTCATCGCTATCAAGCTTGGTTCCTTGGCTTTGCATCTCGAGAAGGATTTCCCTGACAGCGACATTTGCACGAGCCATCTGCAGAGCCAACGACCGCAGACAACCACTAACTCGGGATTTGGACTTATCCCcatatttaaagaaatagaaGCTGCAGCTAGCCTTGGTCGTGCGTAGCTGGTTGACGACATATCCGGCAAGGACAGATTTCCCCGTGGCTGGTTTTCCATTGACCCATAAGATGCTTGGGCCGTTACTTTCAAAGCTTTTCCATGTAAGGAAACTCGATTTTGATCCAAGCCACTGACAGGTACCATCCATACGGGCGTCTTCGAGAAGAATAaggtcatcttcgacatTGTCATGGACACCTAGATATGCCTCCAGCTGCCGTAATTGACTTCTTGCCTGCCGGGCCTTTGACGTGACCACTTCGAAAAGTCAGAAACTTGCTTTTATGTGTCACCTGCGTATTAACTATGGCGAGACTCACCTGACTGCAATATTCGGCTCACGGTCAAGGCTAAAGCATTCCGAACGGTGACATAGTTAGGATCCGTGAGCGCATCAAACTTGCAAATTGAGCGATGATCGGCTCCTAATGGGATCTGTTGCTCCTCACGATATCCGAGCGTAGCCGAGTTTGGATCCACAATAAGTATGCTGAATAGTCCAATGGTGAGTTTTTGTGTCTCATAAAACGACCACAGTTCCATCTTGCCGGAATGTTTTCGAAACTCctcattgattgattgtagCGTACTAGAACCGCGCTTGAGATCAGAGACGTATGCACGTGATGAATACGTTATTTGTAAGATATTCTCAAGTAGCTTGGCCGAGTCAGACCCTCTATGTGGTGTGGCGAAGAAATAGATTGCATGAAAGCGTTTCACAAGCCCTTCAAAGAAGGCATCTTGGCTCGCTAGTAGATAAGCTTTCTTAATGACCAAGCCACCCATGCTATGTCCCAAGAACACTATCGGTGTGTCTGTATGGCTGAGATGCGGGGAGGTGCTCAGTTCGCCCAAGAGTGACTTTGCGAAATGGTATATGTCCAGACAATTGTCCTTCCCCTTGGACCAATCTGAGTTGTATCCGAAACTATGTACTCGGACATGGCTGAAGGCGGGATCCTTGGGAAGCCACTCCTGTGGCCAGTAGTGGTAGCCGGAGGTTGTTTTGCTCCATGTTTTCCGGGACCCGCCACCAAGGCCATGTACGAAGATAGATTCGATCTGAGGCTCCGGTGGCgagtgaagaagattgaGGCCAAGGGGGCCTCTTGGGTTGTCGACGTTGACTTCGGCGGTCGAAGAGAAGTTTCCAGACCAACTGCTGCGCGATGCATATTTGCTTGATTGAGAATCCGAGGAGACTTCGTCCTCCCTATTCCGAGAAATGCGAATGGACTATAAGACGTAGACGGGTTAGTAtgatgaaagaaaacaacCAGTGCTCTGAGAGTAGACAACCCACCATACTGCTCAGACATCATGGTTCTGTAGGCCAGGGGATGTATCGGAGGCAGGAATGAAATTCCAATTCgtgaagggaaagaatgacCTGGGCGTCTTGACGTTAACGCGTCAGCGAGGATGCCGCTCCCCAATAAGCAATGGGCACTTGGAAAGCCCGTGGCATCAGAGTATGTGGGTCAATCAGCTAACAATGAGAAGAACTATTTCTCAGGTctgagggcgaggagggaccTGGGTACTTGGTAGTATCCCCTCACATAGATAGTACGCCCGCAGGCGGCCGAGCGGGATGAACTCGCATACAAGTGGGGGTTGTTAAGAACGTTGAGTGGATGGCTTAGCGCCCCTAAGTACCCTAAGCTGccattccccctccctctcccagtGGCCGCTGGAACAACCAAGCCATGCGGCTTTTCTTGTTGTccgttctttcttttcctctggTATACCTCTCCGGTTCTTTTCATCTATGCACAAACGTCCCCGCTAACAAGCTCGTCTATATTCTATCAAAGTGCAGCACGTTTACTGCACTCAGCCGTGCCTTCCATTTCAACTCCTCTACTGAAGCCCTTTGAGAAATGGAGGCTAGACCAAGCCACCCAAACATCCCAGCTGGCGACCATAAAGCCTACATGGATTATGCTCTCGATCAAGCGCGTCTCTCACCTCCAGCCCCGACGAAGTTCTGCGTCGGAGCAGTTCTGGTCGATGCCGACAAAAATGAGATCCTCTCAACCGGATATTCAATGGAACTACCAGGAAATCGTCCGGGAGATCCAGGCAATACCCACGCGGAACACTGCTGTTTCATCAAAGTGGCCGACCAGCATGATATTCCGGAGGACCAAATTGGGAAGGTGTTGCCCCCAAACACTGTCCTGTACACGACCATGGAGCCCTGCAACCGAAGGCTGAGCGGCAATCGAACCTGCGTGGAGCGGATACTCCAATTAGGCGACGCAATCAAGGTTGTCTACGTTGGAATCAAGGAGCCGGAGAAATTCATCGGGGAAAACACGGGAAGGAAGCGACTAGAGGAGGCGGGCGTCTTGGTCCAGCTGGTGGAGGGCATGGAAGATCGTATTACCGAGGTCGCGACAGCCGGGCACTAATACCTTCAGGGTATGAAAGATACAGTACTCTTACTCGGAATTTATAGGTTTCCAGAAACCTCTCATCTTAATGCGCAAAGAAATCATTCCCATTTCCTACTATACTGACAGCAGCTGGAGAGAGAAATACAACCCCGTCAGACACACAAAACATTTCCGAAAAAGTAAGTTGCCAGAAAATAGTACACTTAAATATCATATTTGAAGACCAGGTCATGTCCATGAACAATGAAGTATGAATTTGCTGATGTTGTAGCCAAGTAATCCGCAAATTTATTTTTGGACCAAGAATTCTTTCATTCACCAGTGATCTTCCAAAGTTAGAGTAGACGAAATTAAATGTTTTGTGTAAAAGTAGTAATGTGATCTAGTAGTTTTTCCAATGATCAACAACAGCCCCGACCAGGTCCCGGAATCATGGCGACCGGGGGCGGAGGGCGGAGGGTTTCATGCTTCTACACAAGTTCTGCCAGTCTAAAACGTTGTTTTTGTGCCCTCCCATTTACGATCACTTCTCAACAATCATGCTTGGCCAGGTCGGAGTCTTCGAATCCCTTCTAGTCAATACTCCACCTGTAGTCTTGGATCAGGTCTTCGAGCGTTCAAATTTCCGATGAAtcattcttttcctctccctcttgaTTCCTGGCCAACTTTCGTCTTCTCAGATCTTTGAGTAGAAAGATAAGTGCAAGAATAGTGCCGAATGCCGTCAACCCGACCGAAAACCAGAGCGTACCCCGGTAACCATGCAGCAACTCTGCCTTCGTGTGTCCGCCATTGTTGATCTGAAGTTCAATAGTACCAGCGAAACCCAGGCCGAGCGAGATACTATACACAACAATGGTCATGATCACACTAGATCCCATCCCCTGATACTGTCGAGGCACCGCGTTCGAGAAGATGATTGTGGCAGCAGGTAACGATGAATCCATAGCAAAGGTGGCAATGATGGTGGCGAAGAAAAAGTAGGTCCAGTACGTCGAGTGTACGGGTCGCAAGGCCATGAGAAGAGAAGTGAGGAAGTAACACAGCATTGCAAACAACATAATGAATGGGGCGGGAACCTTGGTGATTATTTTACCTACTATCAATGCTGTTGATATGCCGGTGACGAGGATGGGAGAGAGCCATGCAGCTAGTTGGATGGGGGTTTGACCGCCGATGTTAAGGCATATTCGGATGACGTAGAAGAGCTGGACACATCGTTAGTTTAACATAATATGGGACCGAAGAGATGTACTCACCCAGATGCCAAATGTGGACCAGCCGGCTGCTGTACAACCGAAGACGAAAGCGATGTCGGAGGTGAGGACGGCGACAGGTAGGATTGGATGGCGAGCTAGGCGAATTTCGATGAAAAGAAACGCCGCCAAGAACAGGAAGCTGAGGATGagacacacatacacataggGTTCATCCCACGTAGTGACCAGGCTTTGGTTCCAGGCGAAGTTGAACAGAACCAGGGCTGTCACACCGGTAGCACCTCCCGGGAGATCAAGGCGGTCTAAAGTTTCTCGTATTGTTCGTCGCTGGTTTTTTTCACCTTCAACAGGCATGTTTGGAATTGCAAATATGGCGAGCACGAAGAGAAAGGCAACCCCCAAAGCCTGACTCCAGTAGATCCATGGCCACCACGCCATGGCGAAGAGGGCCCCAAAGAGGAGACCTGCCATCGCACCGACTGGAGCTGATGCAGCAAACCATGCAAATCCCATGTTCCGAGGGCCCTGCGAGAAGCATTTGCCAAAGATAGCGAGTGCATTAGGCACAGTTAAGGCGGGACCGAGGCCCTGCAGGACACGAGCAAGGACGAAGACGGGCCAGCTGGAATAGACAGAGACTCCTGCCATCATGCTGGTCAAGGCAAGCCAGcccatgccgatgatgaaaatTGCCTTGTTGCCAAACTCGTCGCCCAAACGTCCCCCGATCAACACGAATGTGCCTAAAGTCAAGCCATAGCCAGATACTGTCCACGAGAGTTGACCAGGAGCAGTGACACCAAAGGAATCGCCGATTATTTCGAGAGTCGTGAGGCTGTTGCATAGGCCCAACTGATTGGTGAACATGGATGAACACACCGTCATGATGAAAATGATCCGCCGAATCAAGTTGTATCTATCCGCGATGTAGACATACTCATCTTGCCCAGTCTGTTCAGAAACTGCACCTGAGTCATTACAAGTTCGTCAATGCATTGATAAGGCCTCCACCTATTGTGAGACATCTTCGAGGGATATTTACCATTATCATGTCTCGATGGCATTTCGAGTTCATGCGACGCAATTTCCTGCGCTCCTGGAGATGAGGTAGTCATTGCGACTCGATTTAAGTGTTATTCGACGGTAgcgatggaggaagaggttgaggagATACGAAGGAGTACATTTTGGAAATGCGAAGAGAGTGACCTAAAAGAGGACGCTGCTAAGCTGATCTATCTCAACACACAATGCAGTCTCCCTTGATGCTGTCCAAAGGTCGATTTGTCAGTCCCAATCCGGAGTAATAACACGGTCTATAGTACCAGGGCAAAAGTCTCCGGGTAAGTCTCCGTTGCTCCGTTCCCCGAACGCCTTACATAAACCACCACAAACATGTCGCCTCTGCCATATTCCAAGTCACCGCAACTCTACCAGTTCGAGGCCCCTTATCAGCCCAAGCAATTGCAAATTAGATCTCCGATTATAGTCTCAATGTGTAAAACTACTTAGCAACTTGGACCTCGGTAATCGAAACACCACTATTCATCATTTGTGATATTATTGGCCAGCAAGAACAGTGTTGGCCGTGCGCCTTGCCACAATCAATGCGCAACAAAGCGCTGACCATTGTCTGTCATTGTTGTCCGATGACTGTCTGTGACCTTCTATGGGATTCTTACTACATGACCTGCAGAAATAAAGATCAGCACAGCAACCGCTCATCCCGTCGcatatatattatccatAACGCCGATATTGAGATAGAGCGACTGATGATCGTATATCAGGACGAAAGCTCTGTTCTTTGCAATCGGTTTCAGGAAGACATCCTCGCTATGTGCCTCGCGTCTAGTCCAAATCAAAATAATGCAGAATTCAGCAAGCAAGGGATGCGCAAACGAAGCAACGCCCACGATCGCAAGACCGGGTATATGTTATTGACAGGCCAGTCCGTGTATTCACCTTGGACGACTGGTCGGAGAGAGCTTCATTGATGTCAATCCCATTATTGACGATctgcagatgaaggaggcACAATTCTGCACTTCACCAAACTTGGATCATCTGCTCCCTGGAAATGTCAGAGCTAGAAGGGTAGCCACGCATCGCCAGTTTCTGCCTCCTTGCTTGGTCGCGACTGGAGATTGAAGCGACCGAGGAAAAAAGTTTCTGATTATGGTCACGATTTGATCAAACCTCTGGACACGGACAGATGTTAAGATTTGTTTCAAATTGCCTAGCAAGAGGTGGGGCTTCCTTGAGCTACCATGTTGTCCGTATTATCTGATGCCTTAACCGCAGTATGACTGCCTTCCGGATATCGGTTCATGAGGAAGGTATGTTGACTTGATATACTGGAGGACAGCACACTGACTGTACGGCCCTTCTTCGTGCCATATGAATGGCTTTCTGCGACCAAATGTGGTCATCGCAATACACCAAGGGACATCCCCACCATGTCTACCTTTTGACTGTACAATTGTCCGGGAAGGACTAGCTCATAAGAAAATAGTACAGAGTAGAATTAGGACGATGATTAGTCGTCGGGTGTCAACAGACAACGTGGAAATGTTCCGTGTTATTGACTTCAGCACCAGGCTAGCGCACTGACACCAGGAAGAGTCACCGTGCGTCTCGGGAAGTGGCTGCACCTCGGCAAATGTTGAAGGGCTGCATCTCGTATCCAAGGGACGATAGAGTCGATCCGCGTCATGGCGAAGCTTGAATGCGGGGAAGTTCACATGAGGGTCAATGTAACCCCAGTGAAGAAGCAAACTCAATTTGTCTCTCATCCTCAAAACCCCCTTCATGACCCTGCAAGTTGATGGTTATAATCATTAATCAGACTGCTTACATAGGTGTATCTTGCAGGGCGAGCGGTGACACGCAGCCAAGACCCTTAATCTGAGTTATCTCGAGCACTGACAGGGGTGCTGATAACTAACATCGCAGCCGATATCGCCCAACGCTATCTCTCCGGCTGATAAGGGCCACCGCGATGCAACCTTGCCGCATCCGTCGTCGTCGCATCGCCAGATCTGCGGAGAAGCCGTGGGGGGTTCCAGTTATCCTCCTCACGGCCGGCTGATAAGCCTGTTCCTGTCCGTTCTTGTTTATGCATAAAGCAGACCgtctttctcccttccctccttgcATCGTCACCTCTTGAAAACAACCCTtcctccaacctccccttccctatcCTCTCAGCTCTGACATACTTCCGCCGTTGGGAGGAACCATGATCGCCCAAGCCTCGGATCCGCCGCCGAAAGTCCAAAAGTCGGTTACACGCGACTCCATCACCGACGATGCTTCACACATCGACCGCTACGGCTCTGTCCCCGGGGTCGTCGAAGATGTCGTCCAGGTCATCGACCACAAGGCCGAACGGGCTCTCTGTCGCCGCTTCGATTTCCGTATACTTCCCGTGCTCGCATTGATGTGTACGTACATccatctagatattattttctcACCTGCTCATAACTCTAGACCTCTTCAATGCCCTGGATAAAGGCAACCTCAGTAATGCCGAAACCGCCGGCATGAGCGATGGTAAACCAGCCCTCGCTCCTTCTTTATCCACCGTCGCTAACATTACCAGATCTTAACTTCAAACCCGGCCAATATAACCTACTCCTATCCATCTTCTACGTCCCATATGTTGTATTCGCGCCCCCATTTGCCATGCTTGGCAAGCGCTGGAGTCCTGCACGCGTATTGCCCGTCCTGATGTTCTCTTTTGGCTCATTCACGCTGCTTTCGTCTGCGACCAAGAACTTCGGCGGCATGTTCGCTCTGCGCTGGTTCCTCGGCATGTCTGAAGCGGCCTTCTTCCCGCTAGTCATCTACTACCTCACGACCTTCTACCGGCGTGGCGAGCTCGCCCGTCGCCTCGCTATTTTCTACGCAGCCAGCAACATCGCCAACGCCTTCTCCGGCCTACTCGCCTTCGGCGTCTTTCAAATCAAAAACTCCTCTCTCCCAGACTGGCGTTACCTCTTCATTCTCGAAGGCGGCGTCACCgttctcttctcctgcttcgcCTTCTGGTACCTTCCTCGCTCCGCCTCCACAGCCTCCTTCCTCAGCGAAGACGAGAGGCTTCTCGCCCATCACCGCATCCAAGTGGACAGTTCCGCCATCGTCGATGAACCCTTCCACCTCCGCTCCGCTCTCGGCATTTTCAAACACCCCTCCACCTACGCCTTCCTCGCTATCGAAATCTGTCTCGGTGTGCCCCTGCAGGGCGTCTCCCTTTTCATGCCCCAGATCATTCAACGCCTGGGCTTTTCCACCGTCAAAACTAACCTCTACACCGTGGCCCCTAATGTCACCGGAGCCGCCATGCTTATCGTCCTCGCCTTTGCATCAGATGCCGTCCGCCTCCGCGCTCCTTTCATCGTCTTAggcttcctcctcacttTCACAGGCTTCATGATCTACGCCGCTATCGACGACGTCGATCGCCAGATCCACCTAGCGTACTTTGCCACCTTCATGATGACCTGGGGTACCTCTGCGCCGTCGGTGCTGCTCTCCACATGGTataacaacaacattgcAGATGAGAACAAGCGTGTGCTGTTGACGAGTATTGGTGTGCCGTTGGCGAATCTGATGGGCTTGGTGTCGAGTAATGTCTTCCGGGAGAAAGATAAGCCCAAGTATCTGCCTGCCCTCGTCACAGTGGGCGCATTCGGTGGAACTGGTGCTATTCTGGCGGCGCTGTTGGGGGTATATATGCTTGTGGATAATCACCGGAGGGATCGTAAGGAGGGTGTCAGGATGCGGGCGCAGGATGTCCCGACTGAAAGGTTGCGCGACGGACCGGGCGCTGTCGGGTTCCGATggttcttataatatattcttacgATATTTACGAGGAATGATTACAATAAATGGGTACTTCTATTAGGAATGAGAAGGAATCTTGTAGGCTAGTAGTAGAGCTCGTGCTCGCTCATTCTTGTGGACCAGATGCGACCATATCCcagaagatggccgagtggtGCCGTGCTAGGTGCCTTCCTCATGCCCGGAGACTAAATGTACTTTCTGGGGAAGAGTGCTAACCTTTTCATCATTGTCAATGGCATATCGCGGATAAACTTGCAGGTTAGTCCTCTCAACCAAGCTAGCCAAGTATCTACCAAATCGGCGGAATCCATAATGGCTAATGGGCTCATGGCTAATAGAGTCGCTAGTATACAAATTCTATGATTTCTCTCAGGACAGAAACTCCTCGACTGTATAGCATTAAGGTACCTTGGTGAAAGATCCTGGAGGCACGTATAACCTCATAATGGATAACGTATGAGGTGCACATGTATACTCAGTTACTACTGAGAGTATAAGGGATTCAAGCTTTTCCATGGGTCGAGCGGGCGCGTATTGGGATACACGCACAACCTTGTACCCACAGTTCCAGCGCGCCACACTGAATCTTATAGAATCAGCTACTGCACTTAAAGTCGACAACCCCTGCCCTGGAGTTCATCAACAGCGCGACAATCAAGCCGTACAATCCTACGATACCATCCAAGCTGCATTAGCTGCCATCCGTTCTTCAGAGAAACACATGTCTGAGCAACATACCCAAGACCTCAGCAAAAATCAGAATAAGGATCATGCCCACGTAAAGTCGCGACTGCTGCGCGGTCCCTCGCACCCCCGCATCACCGACAATCCCAATTGCAAACCTGCAATTAATCAGCCCATATCCAACGACGGATATCCATAGAAGTTCTCATATAAAGCATACTTGCCCAGCAGCCAGTCCGCAAAGCCCAACCGCCAGTCCGGCGCCCAGCTGAAGCAGACTAGTGTACAGAGCCATCTCCTGCGCGAGGTTGTTGGCAATCAGCACCGAAACAACGAGGCCGTATATGCCTAGGATGCCGGCCATAACGATGGGTACGATATCTTTGACCGATCAGTTCATGGAACACTACAGGCAGGGTAGTATAGATGTGGACTAATACTTTTGACGATCAAGTCCGGACGCAAGACACCCGATGAACAAACACCCACCCCGGCCTTTGCGGTTCCGTAGGCTGCCCCGATGCTCGTGAATACAATGGCGCTTGTACAGCCGAGGACTCCAAAGAGAGGCTTTGGGGGTTAGAATCAGACTGTGCTTGCTTCAAGTTATGATTGGGAAGACCCACTCCATAGCTGGGACTGAAAAGGCTCTGTTAGTTACTCTCTTACGCAACTGACACACCAGACATATTTGGGGAACCTAACCAGAATTCCGATAGCatcgctttttcttttactgtAATTGTCCTGGGCGCCAGGGTGGTATAGGATGTAGGAATAGTCTGAGGCTACAGAATTCATCAACCAGTGGAGGCTAGGCAGCTTTATACCCTTCAACTTCAAGCCAAGACGAATTTATGTCATAGGACCCTTTTCCCGCAACCATTGGGCCAAAACACCGTTGACATCAAAGGCCAGTCCCTCGGCCAATGGAGCTAGTCTTCTATTCCCTATATGCATGGTTCGTTGGGCGCTTGGGGCTCCCGGAAGGAGCTTAAGTCACCTATATAAGCAACTCTGATAGGTGAAGTAATCACTTTTCCTTCCTATCCCAGTCCTACCCCAAAGGGCTGTATACAACTGGTATGAGGGCGCAGGCAACCATAATCCTGATCGAGGTGGGGGATGTCTCACTTGGGTTGACCAGTGACCGCTCAGAAAAGCTAATACTTTCGTACTTTAGCCTCCGAACGAGACAGACTTTCCAGGCGTTGTTCGATGAGGACAGACCCCGCGTGCACAGGCCTATATCGAGATGCCTAGCGACTACTGGCAGTGACACACTGGCTATACTGCTGGAGTAC of Aspergillus luchuensis IFO 4308 DNA, chromosome 7, nearly complete sequence contains these proteins:
- a CDS encoding NACHT and WD domain protein (COG:F;~EggNog:ENOG410PMUR;~InterPro:IPR015943,IPR001680,IPR036322,IPR027417, IPR029058;~go_function: GO:0005515 - protein binding [Evidence IEA]); this encodes MSIRISRNREDEVSSDSQSSKYASRSSWSGNFSSTAEVNVDNPRGPLGLNLLHSPPEPQIESIFVHGLGGGSRKTWSKTTSGYHYWPQEWLPKDPAFSHVRVHSFGYNSDWSKGKDNCLDIYHFAKSLLGELSTSPHLSHTDTPIVFLGHSMGGLVIKKAYLLASQDAFFEGLVKRFHAIYFFATPHRGSDSAKLLENILQITYSSRAYVSDLKRGSSTLQSINEEFRKHSGKMELWSFYETQKLTIGLFSILIVDPNSATLGYREEQQIPLGADHRSICKFDALTDPNYVTVRNALALTVSRILQSVVTSKARQARSQLRQLEAYLGVHDNVEDDLILLEDARMDGTCQWLGSKSSFLTWKSFESNGPSILWVNGKPATGKSVLAGYVVNQLRTTKASCSFYFFKYGDKSKSRVSGCLRSLALQMARANVAVREILLEMQSQGTKLDSDDERVLWRKLFQPGILRANSKGHYWVIDALDECSSLSFFFEAMLTKIDDSTPLRILITSRETPEIGQYFSSLGAHRVVSEEVSTSDTLPDIKLLVEAKAGSLLVGGDKDREDLVTKVLDKSQGSFLWTTLVLKELSKSYSEQEMSRVLQDVPRDMERLYMRSLDSMSQASRGKALSKAILTWTTCVTRPLRTTELQLALKLDVNDHFPKLEESVLSLCGQFVTVDKFGKVQMAHETAREFLLNEDLESEYAIRKEEAHTRIARTCLAYLTGDDLRPPRTGRRGAAASSPIKRSEFSLYACTEFSYHLSKSSPRATDVFHLLVKFLKANVLSWIEIIAQTGNLNFLIRAAKYLRSYLKICTTELSPIGGDMQVIRGWTMDLIRVAAKFADALLISPAAIHSLVVPFCPKESTVYRAVNPGKRLSVMGLSSVQWDDRLACIEFRQAQTTAICYGETMFAIGLSSGKVTLYHATTCQENKTLDHGEAVKYLQISSKRGLVAACGLKRINVWEILSGRLISTNTAPQRPLTMIIDDDRLVVASAKNYLASWGLDGDGFQHPHRLWNDSDNMDVQTHRVPSAVSISVGHQMMAIAYSGRPITLWDLQEDAYYGSCGKKLANGETSKHMVTALIFNPNPSIERLVASYLDGELALVDPFQDEVLATIHANCHTLAASPDGHLLAGAVGSGTIQIFEFDTLTLLYRVESTKIYIKQLAFSLDSLRLADIRGSECNIWEPAILLRDSGGDDSSQNTSNTLVETVAIDTKIKISALTMDLQEDAVFCSKNDGSVCLYNMRTGNEIRKLYHHNSCVHALNWLPKTKLLLSIDVSNRISGRRIAKSRIEGWLPGEVLFQSRLDCGHAITQVLASDVAGKFILSTRETDHLWSISGQELEMRKYSSRPGIRKWLQHHDSEEHVICFEGATARIYTWSDWAEVAIVDVHIDLDGLQIKNAFPCTSASKQRILLELSELDGPAKTCRLYLLDTKAFAVYNEGDKPDSPSEICAGQEDTLLRNKLVHTDRTSSQCLINRLTTLSRYITHCIGVTASSKIVFLDTHSWVCTADLDKPDDSKELYFRHFFVPYDWFSGSRHVISTVARRDVLMACKSDLAVIKGGLEYTLPVNPPRPTNEG
- a CDS encoding putative DRAP deaminase (COG:F;~EggNog:ENOG410QEB3;~InterPro:IPR002125,IPR016193;~PFAM:PF00383,PF18785;~go_function: GO:0003824 - catalytic activity [Evidence IEA]); the protein is MEARPSHPNIPAGDHKAYMDYALDQARLSPPAPTKFCVGAVLVDADKNEILSTGYSMELPGNRPGDPGNTHAEHCCFIKVADQHDIPEDQIGKVLPPNTVLYTTMEPCNRRLSGNRTCVERILQLGDAIKVVYVGIKEPEKFIGENTGRKRLEEAGVLVQLVEGMEDRITEVATAGH